A region from the Rosa rugosa chromosome 6, drRosRugo1.1, whole genome shotgun sequence genome encodes:
- the LOC133716240 gene encoding pyrophosphate-energized membrane proton pump 2-like, whose protein sequence is MEEYKEKPDYARCVAIVAYASLREMIKPGALAIISPIAVGIAFRIFGYYPEAKEVIVIRLQLQETCKSCCPPFSVNLEMSSGTVAVDLTKVGVPFKDTAGPSLHVLIKMLATKMLVMAPVFL, encoded by the exons ATGGAG GAATATAAGGAGAAGCCAGATTATGCACGTTGTGTTGCTATTGTAGCATATGCATCTTTGAGGGAGATGATAAAACCTGGTGCCTTGGCTATTATTTCACCTATAGCAGTTG GTATTGCGTTCCGGATATTTGGATACTATCCGGAGGCAAAGGAAGTGATTGTCATAAGGCTGCAATTACAGGAGACATGTAAGTCCTGCTGTCCTCCTTTTTCTGTTAATTTGGAGATGTCTAGTGGTACTGTGGCAGTAGATTTGACCAA agtGGGAGTCCCATTCAAAGACACAGCTGGACCTTCACTTCATGTCCTTATTAAAATGCTTGCTACAAAAATGCTAGTCATGGCTCCTGTCTTTCTCTGA
- the LOC133716241 gene encoding rust resistance kinase Lr10-like has product MKILHFDIKQHNILLDDKFVPKISDFGLARLCPLDDNSLILTAARGTIGYIAPELFHKNIGGVSNKADIYSFGMLLMEIAGKRKNLNANAVNMSQIYFPSWVYDQFSEEKEMEIEDATNEEKKLTKKMLMVALWCIQMKPSDRPNSMNKVVEMLEGEVECIQMPPKPFLYPQDTPRLIGSHPFDLALLVSSWLLAAWAAAVPVQDSLGGGDGCVIIVGDDVLLNF; this is encoded by the exons ATGAAAATTTTGCATTTCGATATCAAGCAACACAACATTCTTCTTGACGATAAGTTTGTTCCGAAGATTTCAGACTTCGGTTTGGCAAGATTATGCCCCTTAGATGACAACAGTTTAATCTTGACTGCAGCAAGAGGAACCATTGGATATATAGCTCCAGAATTGTTTCACAAGAATATTGGAGGTGTCTCGAACAAAGCTGACATCTATAGTTTTGGAATGTTGTTGATGGAAATAGCAGGGAAAAGAAAGAACTTGAATGCAAATGCGGTCAATATGAGCCAAATTTACTTTCCTTCTTGGGTGTACGACCAGTTCAGTGAAGAAAAGGAGATGGAAATCGAAGATGCCACAAATGAGGAAAAGAAACTAACAAAGAAGATGCTGATGGTAGCACTGTGGTGTATACAAATGAAGCCAAGTGACCGTCCTAATTCGATGAACAAAGTAGTAGAGATGCTTGAAGGAGAGGTTGAATGCATTCAAATGCCTCCAAAGCCTTTCCTATATCCACAAGACACACCA CGGCTTATCGGTTCTCATCCCTTCGATTTGGCACTTCTTGTGTCCTCTTGGCTCCTGGCGGCTTGGGCGGCGGCGGTGCCTGTGCAGGATAGCTTGGGCGGCGGCGACGGCTGTGTTATTATTGTAGGagatgatgttttattaaatttttag